Proteins encoded by one window of Amaranthus tricolor cultivar Red isolate AtriRed21 chromosome 4, ASM2621246v1, whole genome shotgun sequence:
- the LOC130810314 gene encoding F-box protein At5g51380-like, with the protein MATVEENRRNRSPSETPKKRRSSISDIWFKDQQLKQAIFKMQQLQEVQNESKALILGGDPFSLLSDESLYYILSKVPISQHFSNSLVCKRWYSIQGRLIHSVSVLDWEFLMSGRLINRFPNLTEINLVPACFKSSGSSGILLSHKLVSITLDSEFISDSLIGQEGILGSNLIDEGLKLISNGCPNLSKLVLVNASEEGLGFLAEKCLILQELEIHCCEDISLKAISGFKNLQILKLVGCVDGLYDSVITDIGLTLVAQGCKRLVKLELNGCEGSYDGIKAIGQCCQMLEELTLSGLKMEGGWLSALSYCSNLKTLKLQSFENIDTCPGPDEHLGSCPTLEELYLEQCQVRDKESTKALFLVCESVREISFLDCWGFEDDLFRFAAICRNVKSLSLEGCSLLTIVGFDSVVHSWKDLQTLKVVSCNGIKDSEITPELATLFSVLKELKWRPDSRSLLASSLSGTGVGKKGTRFFKRI; encoded by the exons ATGGCTACAGTTGAAGAAAACCGCAGAAATCGTAGTCCTAGTGAAACGCCGAAAAAGAGAAGATCAAGTATATCAGATATATGGTTTAaagatcaacaattgaagcagGCAATCTTCAAAATGCAACAACTTCAGGAAGTTCAAAATGAGTCTAAAGCCCTAATATTAGGTGGTGATCCTTTCTCTCTCTTGTCTGATGAATCGCTGTATTATATTCTTTCGAAAGTACCTATTTCGCAGCATTTTTCGAATTCATTGGTTTGTAAGAGGTGGTATTCAATTCAAGGAAGATTAATTCATTCGGTTTCAGTTTTAGATTGGGAATTTCTTATGTCAGGAAGATTAATTAATCGTTTTCCCAATTTGACTGAGATTAATCTTGTTCCAGCGTGTTTTAAGAGCTCTGGAAGTTCTGGGATTTTGTTGTCTCATAAATTGGTGTCAATAACTCTTGATTCTGAGTTTATTAGTGATAGTTTGATTGGTCAAGAAGGGATTTTGGGGTCTAATTTGATTGACGAAGGGTTAAAACTGATTTCTAATGGTTGTCCTAATTTGAGTAAATTAGTTTTAGTCAATGCTAGTGAAGAAGGGCTGGGGTTTTTGGCTGAAAAATGTTTGATTCTTCAAGAGTTGGAGATACATTGTTGTGAAGATATTTCATTGAAGGCGATTTCTGGGTTTAAAAATTTGCAGATACTCAAATTGGTGGGTTGCGTAGATGGATTGTATGATTCTGTCATAACAGATATTGGGTTGACCCTTGTAGCTCAGGGTTGCAAGAGGTTAGTGAAGCTTGAGCTTAATGGGTGTGAGGGTAGTTATGATGGGATTAAGGCAATTGGACAATGTTGTCAAATGTTAGAAGAATTGACCCTATCGGGTCTTAAGATGGAAGGTGGATGGCTGTCAGCTCTTTCATATTGTAGCAATTTGAAGACCTTGAAGCTCCAGTCTTTCGAGAATATAGATACGTGCCCAGGTCCTGATGAACATTTAGGTTCTTGCCCAACACTCGAGGAGCTATACTTGGAGCAGTGTCAAGTTCGGGACAAAGAGAGTACTAAGGCTCTGTTTTTGGTGTGTGAATCTGTTAGAGAGATATCATTTCTGGATTGTTGGGGATTTGAGGATGATTTATTCCGCTTTGCAGCTATTTGTAG GAATGTGAAGTCCTTATCATTGGAAGGATGCTCGTTGTTGACCATTGTAGGTTTCGATTCAGTGGTTCATAGTTGGAAGGATCTTCAGACACTCAAAGTGGTGTCATGTAATGGCATAAAAGATTCTGAAATCACGCCCGAACTGGCAACTTTGTTTTCTGTTCTGAAAGAACTGAAATGGAGGCCAGATTCCCGATCTCTACTAGCATCTAGTCTTTCTGGCACAGGAGTGGGAAAGAAGGGTACTCGATTTTTCAAGAGGATATGA